The Jannaschia sp. GRR-S6-38 genomic interval CGGCGCTCTGGAAGCTGCCGGTGATCTACGCCTGCGAGAACAACGGCTATTCGGAATACACCAAGACCGAGGAGATCGCCGCGGGCGAGATCGTCGACCGCGCCAAGGCCTTCGGTATCGAGGCGCATCAGGTCGACGGGCAGGACGTGCTGGCGGTCAACAAGATCACCCGCGACCTCGTCGCGCGGGCGCGCAAGGGCGAGGGTCCGTTCTTCCTGGAGCTGATGACCTATCGCTACCACGGCCACCACGTGGGCGACATCAACCGCGACTACTACCGCGCGAAGGACGAGGAGGCGCTCTGGAAGACGGAGAAGGACCCGATCCTGCTGTTCCGCGCCTGGCTGACGAAGGAAGGCATCGCCACCGAGGCGGAGCTGGAGGCGCTGCAGGCCGAAATCGTCAAGGATGCCGAGGACGCGGTGCAATACGCGCTGGACGCGCCCTATCCCGACGGCGCCGAGGTCGACATGCACGTCTATTCCGACATCGAACACGCGCTGGCCTGAGGAGGAAACGATGCGAGAGATTACGCTTTCGAAGGCCGTCAACGAGGCCCTGGCCGAGGAGATGCGGCGCGACGAGACCGTCTTCATCATCGGCGAGGACGTGGCCGAGGCGGGCACGCCCTTCAAGGTGCTGTCCGGCCTGGTCGAGGAATTCGGGACGGACCGCGTCATCGACACACCCATCGCCGAGCCGGGCTTCATGGGGATCGCCGTCGGCGCCGCCATGACCGGAACAAGGCCCGTGGTCGACCTGATGTTCGGAGACTTCCTGTTCCTGATCATGGACCAGCTCTGCAACCAGGCCGCGAAGACGCATTACATGTCGGGCGGCAAGCTCAAGGTGCCGCTGGTCCTGCGCACGAACCTGGGCGCCACGCGCCGGTCGGCGGCGCAGCACAGCCAGTCGCTGCACGCGCTGGTCGCGCATATCCCGGGGTTGAAGGTCGCGCTGCCCTCCTCGGCCTACGAGGCGAAGGGCCTTCTGAAGACGGCGATCCGGGACGACAACCCGGTCGTCATCTTCGAGGACAAGCTGATGTACCAGGACAAGGCCCCGGTCCCGGAGGAGGAGTTCCTGATCCCCTTCGGCGAGGCCAATGTGAAGCGCGAGGGCTCCGACATCACGCTGATCGGCACCTCCTCGATGGTGCAGGTCTGCGAGAAGGCCGCTGAGATCCTGGCCGGCGAGGGCATCTCGGCGGAGGTGATCGACCCGCGCACCATCGTTCCGCTGGACGAGGCCACGCTGATCGAGAGCGTCAGGAAGACCAGCCGCGCCATCGTGGTCGACGAGGGGCATCAGAGCTTCGGCGTCACCTCCGAGATCGCCAGCCGCCTGAACGAGAAGGCGTTCTACCATCTCGACGCGCCGGTCGTGCGGATCGGGGCGATGGACGTGCCCATCCCCTTCAGCCCCGCGCTCGAGGATCTGACCGTGCCCACGCCCGAGGCCGTGGTCAAGAAGGCGCGCCAGCTCTGCGCCGGAGAGATGATCCATGCCGCGTGACGTGATCATGCCCGCGCTCGGCATGGCGCAGGATACCGGCCACATCGTCGCCTGGCACAAGAAGGCCGGCGACGCGGTGGCCGAGGGAGATGTGCTCTTCGAGGTCGAGACCGACAAGGCCACGATGGAGGTCGAGGCCGCGAGCGCGGGCTTCCTGACCGACGTGACCGCCGGGGCGGGCGCGGATGTGCCGGTGGGCGACGTGATCGCGCGCATCTCGGAGACGGCGGAGGGCAGCGGCGCGCCCGCGCCGGATGCTACGCCCGGTGCCGCGCCGGATGCCGAAAATCGCGCCGACGCGGGGGACGACGCGTTGCCCGAGGGCCATCACGTCATCATGCCGGCGCTGGGCATGGCGCAGGATTCCGGGCGGCTGGTCGGCTGGCATGTCGCGCCGGGCGACGCGGTGGCCGAGGGCGATCTGCTCTTCGAGGTCGAGACCGACAAGGCGACGCAGGAGGTTGAGGCCGACCGCGCGGGCTATGTCGCGGCGCTGCTGGCCGAGGCGGGCGAGGACGTGCCCACGGGCCAGACCATCGCCATCCTGAGCGATACGCCGCCCGCGAACCCCGTCCGCCGCCGCGCGGGCGCTGCCCCGGCCCCGACTGCGCAGGCCCCCCACCCGGCACCCGCCCCGGCGGGCAAGGCCGCGGCACCGAAGCCCGCGCCATTGCAAAAGCCGAAGGCGGCCGCGCCGAAATCCGTCGACGGCCGCATCCTCGCCTCGCCCAAGTTGCGCCGCCTGGCGCTGGAACGGGGCCTCGATCTCGCCCGACTGGCCGAGGCCGGCCTGCCGCAGCCCTATCACGTCAAGGACCTGGGCGAGCTGGAGCGGCTGTCGGCGGAGGCCACCGCCGCCGCCGCCCCCACCGCCGGGGCCGCGCGCCGCCTGACCGCCGAGATCGACGGCACGGGCTTCGCCGAACTGGCCGACTGGCTGGCGGAAACCGGGGAGGTGTCCGAGACCGCGGCGCTGGCCGGGTTCGCGGGCGCAGCCCTCGGCCTGCCCGCCACCGTCGCCGTGGCCCGCCCAGCCGGCACAATGCGCTTCGCCGTCCCGACCGACCGGCTGGGCGACGTGACCGAGACCGAGGACGCGCCGGGCCTGGTACTGCGGGATCTGCGGGGCACCCCCTTGACCGGCGTCGCGCTGGGGCCCGAGGCCGCGCCCACCGTCACGCTGACCCGCGCCGGCCCGCGCCTCGCGCTCAGCTTCGAATGTTCCGCCGACCAGATGACGCCCGACGCCGCGATCGCGTTTCTGACCGGCCTTTCCGCGCGGCTGGACGAGCCGCTCCGCCACCTGCTCTGAGGACCGACATGACCAAAGCCGATATCCGTTTCGACGCGCTGCACACCGACCTCTGGATCGACGGCCGGTGGCGGCCGGGGGCCGAGGCCGCGCGGTTCGATGTGCTCAACCCCGCCGACGAGACCGTGCTGGCCTCCGTCGCCTCCGCCGAGATCGCCGATGCCGAGGCCGCGCTCGACGCGGCGGAGCGGGCGATGGCCGACTGGGCGGCGCGGAGCCCGCGCGAACGCTCGGAAGTGCTGCGCCGCGCCTGGGAGCTGATGACCGCGCGGCTCGACGATTTCGCCCGGCTGATCACGCTGGAGAACGGCAAGGCCCGCGCCGATGCGATGGGCGAGGCGACCTACGCGGCGGAGTTCTTCCGCTGGTTCGCCGAGGAGGCGGTGCGCGCCGACGGGATGATCACCCGCGCCCCCGCCTCGGGCGCGCGCATCATCGTGCAGCACAAGCCCGCCGGGCTGGCCGTGCTGGTGACGCCTTGGAACTACCCCGCCGCGATGGGCACCCGGAAGATCGCGCCCGCGCTGGCCGCCGGCTGCGGCGTCATCATCAAGCCCGCCTCCGAGACGCCTCTGACGATGCTGGCGCTGATGCCGCTGCTGGAGGAGGCGGGCGTCCCCGCCGGGCTGGTCAACGTCCTGCCCTCGCGCCGGACCGGCGCGCTGGTCGATCACATGCTGCACGATCCGCGGGTGCGCGTCGTCAGCTTCACCGGCTCGACCGAGGTGGGCCGCAAGCTTCTGCACGGCGCCGCCGACCAGGTGCTGAAGCCCGCGATGGAGCTGGGCGGCAACGCGCCCCTGATCGTCTTCGAGGATGCCGATCTCGACGTCGCCGTCGAAGGCGCGATGCTGGCCAAGATGCGCAACCTGGGCGAGGCCTGCACCGCCGCGAACCGCTTCTACGTCCATGCCGACGTGCTCGACGCCTTTACCGAGAAGCTGGCCGGCCGCATGGCCGCGCTGACCGTGGGCAACGGGCTGGAGGACGGGGTGGATGTGGGCCCGCTGGTCAATGCCGAGACGCGCGACAAGGTGGCCGAATTCGTAGCCGACGCGGTGGCGAAGGGCGCCGAACTCGTCACCGGCGGGCGCGCACCGGAGGGCAGGGGCTACTACTATCCGCCCACGGTCCTGAAGAACGTGCCCGAGAATGCCGATTGCGTCGGCGACGAGATCTTCGGCCCCGTCGCTGCGATCCAGTCCTTCACCGACCAGGAAGACGTGATCGCGCGCGCCAACGACACCGAATACGGCCTGGTGGCCTATGTCTTCTCGGAGGATTTCAAGCGCGCGCTGCAGGTCTGCGAGCGGCTGGATTACGGGATGGTGGGCCTGAACCGCGGCCTCGTCTCGGACCCGGCGGCGCCGTTCGGCGGCACCAAGCAATCCGGCCTCGGGCGCGAGGGCGGCCATGAGGGGATGCTGGAGTTCATGGAGACCCAGTACATCTCGGCGGCATGGTGACGGCGATGGGCGAGGTGAAGGCAGCCCCCTCGGTCCGCAAGGCCGCCGCCGACCGGGGCATCGACATCGACAAGCTGGCCGCGGAACTGGGGCGCACGACGATCGGGCGCGAGGATCTCGAGACGGCGAAATCCGCGCCGGCCGCGGCCGCGCCGGCCGCCGACACCGCCTTCTGGGAGGTCGATCACGCCGCCTACGGGCCGGTGACCGCGCAGCCGACCAGCCGCTTCGACAAGATCGCGGCCAAGAACCTCGGCGCGGCGCAGGCGGTGATCCCGTCGGTCACGCATCACGACCGGGCCGATATCGGCGCGGTCGAGGCCTTGCGAACGAGCTGGAAATCCGAGGCCGCCGCGCGCGGCGTCCGGCTGACCGCCCTGGCCTTCCACGTGAAGGCGCTGGCGCGCTGCCTGCGCAAATTCCCGAAGTTCAATGCCTCGCTCTCGGCCGATGGCGAGACGCTGATCCTGAAGGATTACGTCCACGTGGGCATCGCGGTGGATACCGAGCACGGGCTGATGGTGCCCGTGATCCGCGACGCCGACCGAAAGGGCTTGTGGCAGATCGCGGCGGATATCGCCGACCTCGCCGGCCGGGCGCAGGCCCGCAAGATCGGCGCCGAGGAAATGGGCGGCGCGTCGATGACCATCTCGAACTTGGGCGGGATCGGCGGCACCGCCTTCACCCCGATCGTGAACCCGCCGGAGGTCGCGATCCTCGGCCTGACCCGGACCGAGACCGTGCCCGTCTGGGACGGCGAGGCGTTCCGGCCCGTGCCGATGGTGCCGCTTGACCTGACCTACGATCACCGGGTCATCAACGGCGCCGATGCGGCGCGCTTCCTGTCGCATTTCGCCGGGCTGATCGGCGAGCCGCGGCGGCTGCTTCTGTGAGGGCCGCGCCATGGCGCTGAGCATCGACCTGTCGGGACGGACCGCGCTGGTCACCGGCGCGAGCCGCGGCATCGGCCTCGCCATCGCGCAGACGCTGCGCGGGGCCGGCGCCGAGGTCCTGGGCGTCGGCACGCGCATCTCCGAAAACCCGCCCGAGGGGATCGAACCGCTCAATTGCGACCTGTCGGACCGAGACCAGATCGCCGCGCTGCTGGCCAAGCTCGCGCCGCGCGAAATCGACATCCTGGTCAACAACGCAGGCATCATCCGGCGCGGCCCCATCGCCGAGCACGCGATCGAGGATTGGGACGCGGTGATGGCCGTGAACCTCGACGCGGCCTTCCTGCTCAGCCGGGACCTGGGCCGCGCGATGGTGGCACGCGGGTCCGGCAAGATCGTCAACGTGGCCTCGGTCCTGTCCTTCCAGGGCGGAATCCTGGTGCCCGGCTATGCCGCCGCCAAAGGCGCGGTCGCGCAGCTCACGCGCAGCTTCGCCAACGAATGGGCGGCGGCGGGGGTCAACGTGAACGCCGTGGCCCCGGGCTATGTCGCGACCGACAACACGGCCGCATTGCAGGAGGACGCGGAGCGGACGGCCGCGCTGATGGCGCGGGTCCCGGCGGGCCGCTGGGGACGCCCCGAGGAAATCGCCGGCGTCGTAGCCTTCCTGTGCAGCCCGCTGGCCGGGTTCATGCATGGCAGCATCGTCGCCGCCGACGGGGGCTGGCTGGCGCGCTGAGGCGGGCGTCGGCCCGTCCCGCTTGCCTCGGGAGGACGCGCATCGTATTCAATATTTCGAATACAAGGAGCGCGCAGATGATCTCACGCCGTCACTTTCTCGCCGCCGCGGCGGCCGGTCTCGCCCTGCCCCGCTACGCCGTCGCCCGCACGACGCTGCCCGACGGCGCGGTGCTGACCACGGTCAGCGACGGCTCGCTGGTTCTGCCGGGCGATTTCATCTTCGCGCCGATGCCCGAGGCCGAGCTCGGCCCGCTTCTGGCCGAGCTGGGCGTGTCGCGGGACCGGCTGACGCCCGAATGCAACCTGGCGCTGCTGCAGCGCGGCGACCGGACCGTCCTGTTCGACGCCGGCGCGGGCCCCGATTTCATGCCGACCGCCGGAACGCTGCCCGACGCGTTGGACGCCGCGGGCATCGCCCCCGAGGCGGTCACCGATGTCGTCTTCACCCATGCGCATCCCGACCACCTCTGGGGCGTTCTCGACGATTTCGGCGACCCGATGTTCCCCGAAGCCGCCCATCACATGGGCGCGGCCGAGCGCGACTACTGGGCCGATCCGGCGACCGTGGACACGATCGGCGCGGCCCGCGCGACCTTTGCGGTGGGCGCGGCACGGCGCATCGACGAGCTGGGCGACCGCATTCAGACCTTCGCGGACGGGGCCGAGATCGTGCCGGGCGTCGAGGCGGTGCTGTCGCCGGGCCATACGCCCGGGCACATGGCCTTCCGCACCGAGGGCGTGCTGATCCTGGGCGACGCGATCACCAACGCGCATGTCGCGCTGGCCCGTCCGGAATGGCCGTCGGGCAGCGACCAGGACCAGGCGCTGGCCGCCGAAACCCGGCTGCGGCTGATCGACCAGGTCCTGGCCGACGACCTGCAGATCGTGGGCTTCCACCTGCCCAATGGCGGCATGGGCCGGCTCGAGCGGGCCGGTGACGGCTTCCGCTTCCTGCAGAGCTGAAGGCGGCGGCGCTACTGCGCCGCCATCGGCCGCCGGGCCAGCTGGCACTGGGTCCAGAGCTCGGACAGCGCGCCGACCAGCCGGTCGACATCGCCCGGCGCATGCACGGGCGACGGCGTGATCCGCAACCGCTCGGTCCCCTTGGGCACCGTCGGATAGTTGATGGGCTGGATGTAGATCCCGTATTCCCGCATCAGCACGTCCGAGATGTAGCGGCATTTCACCGTGTCGCCGACCATCACCGGGATGATGTGGCTGGGGTTCGGGACATGGGGGATGCCGGCGGCGTCGAGCCGGGCGCGAACCTCGGCCACGCGGGCCTTGTGGGCGGCGCGCTCCGCCCCGCTGGTCTTCAGGTGGCGCACGCTGGCGCAGGCGCCCGCGGCCACGGCGGGCGGCAGCGCGGTGGTGAAGATGAAGCCCGAGGCGAAGCTGCGCACGAAATCGCACAGCGCGGCGGAGGCGGCGATATAGCCGCCCATCACGCCGAAGGCCTTGCCCAGCGTCCCCTCGATGACGTCGATCCGGTTCATCAGCCCCCGCGCCTCGGCCACGCCGCCGCCGCGCGGGCCGTAGAGGCCGACGGCATGGACCTCGTCGAGATAGGTCAACGCGCCGTAGCGTTCGGCCAGGTCGCAGATGCCCTCGATGGGCGCGATGTCACCATCCATCGAATAGACGCTCTCGAAGGCGATCAGCTTGGGCGCGTCGGCGGGCAGCGCGGCGAGCTTGGCCTCGAGGTCGGCGAGGTCGTTATGCGCCCAGATGACCTTCTGCGCGCGGCTGTGGCGGATGCCCTCGATCATGCTGGCGTGGTTCTTCGCGTCCGACAGCACGACGCAGCCGGGGATGCGCGCAGCCAGCGTGCCGAGCGCGGCCCAGTTCGAGACATATCCGCTGGTGAAGAGCAGCGCCGCTTCCTTGCCGTGCAGATCGGCGAGCTCTGCCTCGAGCGCGACATGGGCGTGAGTGGTGCCGGAGATGTTGCGCGTGCCGCCCGCGCCCGCGCCCACCCGGTCGATGGCGTCGTGCATCGCCGCCAGCACCGCCGGGTGTTGGCCCATCCCCAGGTAGTCGTTCGAGCACCAGACGGTGACGTCCCGCCCGGTTCCGTGGTCGGTCGCGCGCGGGAAGGCGCCGCGGTGCCGTTCGAGATCCGCGAAGATGCGGTAGTCGCCCTCGGCCTTCAGGCGGTCCAGAGCGTCGGCGAAGTGTCGTTCGAAATTCATGGCTACTCCACGGCCTCGGCGATGATGCCTTCCAGAAGCGCGTTCACCGGCGCCATGCTCGGATCCGCATAGACCCGCCGGCCGACCAGCGTCTCGCCGTCGATCCGGGCTACGAAGATGCCGTAGGGACAGTGCGAGACGTTCATCGGGTCGGCCTCCATCACCTCGCGGCTGACGGTGGCCGAGCAGAAGACGAAGACCTGCGCGTCGTCGCCCACGGGCGAAGGCCCGAGGCCCAGATCGGCACCGGTCCGGGCCATCATTTCGCCCACATGGCTGGTGAAATCGATGACGAGGCCCTGGTTCACGATGGCAGTCTCGACCGCGAAGGCGGCGTCCTCGACTTCGCCGTCGAAGGGGACGGTGGCCGCCTCCTGGGCGGTCGCGGCGGCGGCGGTCAGGGTGATGGCGCCGGCTGTCAGCAGATGGCGGATCATGGTCGTCCTCCTCGTCTCGTTGGGCGGCCCCCGCAGAGCGGGAACCGCGATCTCGGATCAGGCGCCGAACATGTCGGCGACGATGCCCGCGTACCAACCCAGCGATTCCTCGTAGGTCGCCTTGCGGATGGCCGAGTCCTCGCCGGTCTGGCTGACGAAGCCGTCGACCTTGGCGATCTTCTCGGGCGTCGCTTCATATGTCGCACCGACCTTCACGCCGTCATTGTCCGAGATCAAAGACCAGCACGTGTTGGCGAACCGCGCCGGGAAGACCCGGCTTCCGGTCAGCGCGCCGCGCACGGCATTGGCGCAGACCTTGGCCTGGCTGTTGGCCGAGAAGCCGGATTTCGGCATGTCGCCCTGCTGCGCGGCGTCGCCCAGCACGTGCACATCCGGATCCGTCTTCGACGACATGTCGGCCGCGTTGACCGGGGCCCAGCGCCCGTCAGTCACGCCGGCCAGATCGGCGATGCGCCCGGCCTTCATCGCGGGGATGACGTTGCAGACATCGACCTGCTCGACGGAGCCGTCGATATCGACGGTCATCGCCGCCGGATCGACCGACACGTTCTCGCCGCCGAAATCGGGGCCGATCCGCTCGATCATGCCGGGATAATGGGTCTGCCACCCCTCCTCGAAGAGGGCCTGCTTGGAGAAGCTCTCCTTCGGGTCGGCGATCAGAATCTTGGCCGTGGGGTTCTGCGCCTTCAGCATGTGGGCCACCATCGACACGCGCTCGTAAGGTCCGGGCGGGCAGCGATAGGGGTTGGGCGGGGCGACCATGGCGAAGGTGCCGCCTTCGCGCATCCGCCCGAGCTGCGCCTTCAGAAGCTCGGTCTGGCTGCCGGCCTTGTAGGCATGGGGCATCATGTTCTGCTGCGACACGTCCCAGCCGGGCACCGCGTCCGCGACGAAGTCGATGCCGGGCGACAGGATCAGCTTGTCGTAGGGCAGCGCCGTGCCCCCGGCCAGCGTGACGGTCTTCGCGTCGCGGTCCACGTCGATGGCCCAGTCGTGGATGACGTTGATGCCATGGGCGGCGGCCAGCGTGCCGTAGGTGTGGCCGAGGTCGCCCATCTCCTGGAAGCCGCCGAGATAGAGATTCGAGAAATAGCAGGTGAAATAGGTGCGCGAGGGCTCGACCAGCGTGACGTCGATGGCGCCGTCCGAATCCTTGGCGATGTAGCGCGCGGCCGTGGCGCCGCCGGAGCCGCCGCCGATGACGACGACGCGGGGCTTGCCGTGGCCTTCGGCCATGACCGCGGGCGCGCTGAGCAGGCCGCCGGTCGCGGCCAGCCCGCCGAGTACCGATCTTCTCTTCATCATGATCTTCCCTCCCGAGACATGTCCGCGCGACGCCTCACTCCTGCGCCGCGAAATAGGCGGCCAGCGCCGCCATCTCCTCGTCGCCCAGGCGGGCGGCGATCATCTGCATCGGTCCGTGCAGGCGCGAGCCGGTCTTGAACTCCCGAAGCGTCAGGATGAACGCCTCCTCGTCCCACCCGGTGATCAGCGGCACGCCGCCCTCCGCGGCCTCCGCGCCGAGAAGGTGGCAAGTGGTGCATTCCGCGGCGAGGTATTCGCCATATGCCACGTCCCCGTCGGCCGCCGCGATCGGGGCGGCGCCCGCCGCCGCGAGGACGGCCAGGATCGGGGGCGCGGCGCGGATCATTCCTCGAAGGTCCCCAGATAGGCGATCACCGCGTCCAGATCCTCCTGCGAGGTCAGGCCCCGGAAGGACATCTTGGTGCCGGGCGCGTAGTCGCGGGGTGCGGCGAGGAAGGCGGCGAGCTCGTTCGCGTCCCAGACGGTGCCGGCATCGGCCAGCGTCTTGAGCGCGTTCGAGTAGCGGAAGCCCTCGATCGCGCCGACCGGATGGCCGACGATGCCGTTGAGCGCCGGGCCGGTGCGGTTGCGCGCGCCCTCGCCGACTTGGTGACAGGAGGCGCATTTCTTGAACACGGCCTCGCCCGCCGCGACGAGCTCGGGGTCCGGCCCGTCCTCGGTGGCGGTGGCGGCAAGCGGCGTGGCGCCGTCTTCGGTGACCGCCTCGGCCGCGGCGGCGGCGACCTCGACCGCGGCATCGGCCTCGGTCACGCCGCTATCGGTGCCGGTGGCCGCGGCTTCGCGGGCGATGCGCGCGGCCTCGTCCTCGGGAGTGACGTCGACGACGGCGGCGCGCGCCGTGATCTCGACCGTCTCGCGGCAATTCTCCATGCAGGGCTCGCCGATGAATTCGAGATATTCCGTCTCGGCCCGGTCATCCATGTAGAAGGCGTCCTGGTTGGGCATCTCGAAGCCCGCCAGGGTCTCGCGGTCGAGGACGAAGTCATCGTCCACGAGGTCGTTGAGATAGAGCAGGTAGGCCGTGATCGCGTAGACCTCGTCATCGCTGAGCGACTGGGCGTTGCCGAAGGGCATGGCGCGGTGGACGTAGTCGTAGACGGTCGAGAGATAGGGCCAGTAGCTGCCGATCGTCTTGACCGGGCGGTCGCGGGTCAGCGTGCCCTGCCCACCCGCCAGCACCGGCCAGCGGCCGATCGCCTCGCCGAAATCGCCGTGGCAGACGGCGCAATTGTCGACATAGAGCTCCTCGCCGGTCCAGACGTCGCCAGAGCCCTCGGGCAGACCCGCGCCGTCGGGGCGGATGTCGATGTCCCAGGCGGCGACCTCCTCGGGGAGCGCGGGCCGGCCGAGGTCCAGGACCACGGGTTCGGGCGCGGCCTCGGGTGCGGGGGCCGCAGCCTGGACGATCCGGGCGGTGCCGTCGGCGGGCACGGGCGGGGCCTTGACCTCGGCCACCATCGCCTCGACCGCCGCGTCGGACGCCTCGGGCTGGGTCTCGGCGACCGGCACCGGCGCCTGATAGGGCACGAGCGGCGGCGCGATCCTGTTGGCACCGACATAGGCGACGCCGACCAGCGCGGCGGTGCCGGCCAGGGCGGGCACCAGCATCTTAGCCAATTTCGACATTCTCGGCCTCCCCGCGCTCGTCGACATGCCAGGTCTGGATGCCGTTGTTGTGGTAGATGGAATTCTCGCCCCGAACCGCGCGCAGCTGGTTCTTGGTGGGCTGGACGTAGCCGGTCGAGTCGTGCGCGCGGCTCTGCAGCAGGAGCGGCGTCCCGTCCCAGTCGAACTCGAAATAGAAGCGGTGCATGGACTTTTCGAGGCTGGGCCCATCCATCCGCGCCATGTGCCAGTTCTTGCCGCCATCGAGCGTCACGTCCACGCGCGGGATCGTGCCGCGGCCCGACCAGGCAACGCCGGTCAGGACCGTCGGGCCGGGCCCGTGGGTCAGCGGTGCCTGCGGCGACGGGTTGGTGATGACCGACTTGGCGTCCATCGCCCAGGTGAAGCGGCGGGCCTGGCCGTCCGCCAGGAGGTCGGTGTATTTCGACGTCTCCTCGCGGTGATGCCAGGGCTGGTCGCCGACCTCGATCCGGCGCAGCCACTTGAC includes:
- a CDS encoding FCSD flavin-binding domain-containing protein, producing the protein MKRRSVLGGLAATGGLLSAPAVMAEGHGKPRVVVIGGGSGGATAARYIAKDSDGAIDVTLVEPSRTYFTCYFSNLYLGGFQEMGDLGHTYGTLAAAHGINVIHDWAIDVDRDAKTVTLAGGTALPYDKLILSPGIDFVADAVPGWDVSQQNMMPHAYKAGSQTELLKAQLGRMREGGTFAMVAPPNPYRCPPGPYERVSMVAHMLKAQNPTAKILIADPKESFSKQALFEEGWQTHYPGMIERIGPDFGGENVSVDPAAMTVDIDGSVEQVDVCNVIPAMKAGRIADLAGVTDGRWAPVNAADMSSKTDPDVHVLGDAAQQGDMPKSGFSANSQAKVCANAVRGALTGSRVFPARFANTCWSLISDNDGVKVGATYEATPEKIAKVDGFVSQTGEDSAIRKATYEESLGWYAGIVADMFGA
- a CDS encoding c-type cytochrome; translation: MSKLAKMLVPALAGTAALVGVAYVGANRIAPPLVPYQAPVPVAETQPEASDAAVEAMVAEVKAPPVPADGTARIVQAAAPAPEAAPEPVVLDLGRPALPEEVAAWDIDIRPDGAGLPEGSGDVWTGEELYVDNCAVCHGDFGEAIGRWPVLAGGQGTLTRDRPVKTIGSYWPYLSTVYDYVHRAMPFGNAQSLSDDEVYAITAYLLYLNDLVDDDFVLDRETLAGFEMPNQDAFYMDDRAETEYLEFIGEPCMENCRETVEITARAAVVDVTPEDEAARIAREAAATGTDSGVTEADAAVEVAAAAAEAVTEDGATPLAATATEDGPDPELVAAGEAVFKKCASCHQVGEGARNRTGPALNGIVGHPVGAIEGFRYSNALKTLADAGTVWDANELAAFLAAPRDYAPGTKMSFRGLTSQEDLDAVIAYLGTFEE
- a CDS encoding c-type cytochrome; the encoded protein is MIRAAPPILAVLAAAGAAPIAAADGDVAYGEYLAAECTTCHLLGAEAAEGGVPLITGWDEEAFILTLREFKTGSRLHGPMQMIAARLGDEEMAALAAYFAAQE